AGTTGGGTGCATTTTCGGGAGTTGTTTCTAACTTGTTTTCGTCTGGCAAGTGAAGTTGATTGATACACGAGGGTGATGAGATTACAGCAGGAGGCGATGGTGAGGGACTATCAAAGGAAGTTTGAACGCTACTCAGCGGGCCTGAAGGAATTGGGTGACAAAGTCCTAGAAAGCAAATTTGTTTATGGGCTCAAGGAGGTGATCTAGAGTGAGATGCGCAAATTAACGCCCGAGGGCCTTAAGGCCAAAATGCAAATGGCCCAACTCATTGAAGAGGATTAGTTGCTTCAGTAGAGGCTGGGCAAGGGAACTGGGTCAACAAATAACCCGAGTAATGAGAGTGGGTCCAACACTAGCGGGGCGGGTTCTAGAGGGTCAAGTGGCCTGACTAATCGATCGATAACATTTAGCCCTAATTGAAGTGCAGTGAGTTCCTCGACGACGATTACTCCTCGGAAAGATGTTGGAGCGAAGGGTAGCAACAAGAACCCGTATCGACGACTGATAGATGTAGAGACGAGGCAAAAACAAGATAAGGGGTTGTGCTTCAGATATGATGAGAAGTCTAGTTTTGGGCATTGTTGCAAGAAGGAATCACAATTTATGTTCGTACAAGGAGAAAATTTGATTGACGAAGGGGAGGAAGCGGATATCGTTAGTTTTGAAACGGTGGACATACGCAAAGAGGACGAAAAAAATCAAGAACCTATCACTTAACTCGATGGCTGGGCTGGGTTCCCCAAAAACAATTAAGGTTCGTGGAAGTATTTGTGGCTGTGAGGTGGTTGTTTTGATTGATGGGGGTGCCACGCATAATTTCATCACGATAGAGTTGGTATCAGAATTACAGCTGTCGATCTCCCCATCAAAAGGCTACGATGTGGTTCTAGGCTCAAGAGGGTCAGTCCAAGTGACTGGAGTTTGTAAAGGTGTGTTTCTCACCATTTTCGACTTATCTATAATTCAAAGATTTCCTCCCTCTACCTTTGGGCAGTGTTGATGTAATTTTGGGAGTGTTGTGGTGGGAGACTTTGGGGTAGATTTGTTTTGATTATCGTTTATCCACGATGGAATTTGAGATTGGGGAATGGTAGGTTCAGATACATGGTGACCATAGTTTGGTGAAATCCCAAATATCCCTTAAATCGATGGTGAAAACGATGAATGAAAGGGATCAAGGTTTGTTGATCGAGTTGAATGCAACAGATGCAACAAATTTTACAGAAGTTGGGGACGACGAGAGTGTTTGAAATGGGTTCTCTAAAGTACTAGAAGAGATTCGGCAGGTGCTTAAAAATCTTGAATGGGAGATAAGTTCATGACCATTCCATTGAGTTAGAGTCGGGAGCCAGACTAGTTAATGTGAGACCGTATAGATATCCTTAGTTCCAAAAGGACGAGATCAAGAGGCTAGTGAAAGAAATGTTGATGGCAGGGATAATTCAACCAAGTAGGAGCGTTTTCTTGAGTCCGGTTCTGTtagtgaaaaagaaagatggaagTTGGCAGTTTTGATTGATTATCGGGCCTTGAACAGCGTCACTATCCCAGATAAGTACCCTATACCTATAGTTGGTGAATTGCTTGATGAACTATTCGACGCCACTATTTTTTCAGAAATTGATTTGAAACCAGGGTACCATCAAATTCGAGTGCAGTCGGAGGATGTCCATAAAACGGCTTTTCGAATGCATGAGGGCCATTACGAATTCTTGGTGATGCCATTCGGATTGCAGAATGCCCCCTCCACTTTTCAGGTAATCATGAATGATATATTGAAGTCGCACCTCTGTCGTTTTGTCTTAGTTTTCTTCGATGATATCTTCGTTTATAGACGAACAATAGAGGAGCATGTTGGTCATTTTGCAACTATTTTGGacattctgattcataatcaaTTTGTGGCAAATTATCAGAAGTGCCAATTTGGAGTGACTAGTATTGAGTATCTGGGTCATATTGTGTTAGATACTTTGAGAGTTTGCGTTGGTGCGTTATTGATGCAAAACAAGAGACCTCTCGCCTATTTCAGCCAAGCATTACCTTCTACTCATTGCTTCAAGGCAATTTACGAACGCAAATTGATGCCATTTGTGTTTGCAATTCAGAAATGGCATCCCTACTTGTTGGAGCGACACTACAATTCAGAAATGGCATCCCTACAAATGGGGTTTCAGCTGATCCGGCCAAATTAGAAGGATGAAGGTGTGGCCCACACCTCGAAGTGTTAAAGAACTGCAGGGATTTCTCGATTTAACAGGCTACTATCGAAAGTTTGTGGCTCAGTTATTAAAAAGGGGGAACTTCATGTGGAATGATGAAGCTGGGATTGCCTTCCAGAAACTTAAGTTTGCTATGATGTTTGTACCAGTTTTGGGGTTGCCTAACCTTAACAAACTGTTTGTCGTGGAAACAGATGCTTCAGGAGTGGGCGTTGGTGCGATATTGATGCAAAGAAGAGACCTCTCGCCTATTTCAGCCAAGCTTTACCCCTACTCATAGCTTCAAGGCAATTTACGAATGCGAATTGATGCCGTTGTGTTCGCAATTCAAAAATGGCGTCCCTACTTGTTGGAGTGACACTTCATTGTTCGCACAGATCAGAAAAGTCTTATTGGAAAAGGATGAAATAGAGTGTAAGTCTATGGGAAAGGGATGAAACAGAGTGTAAGAAAGTTTGGGGTGGAATGTGAAATTTGCCCACAGGCGAAATATTTGACGTTATCTCCCACAGGTCTTCTTCAGGCCTTACCAATTCCCAACCGAGTATGGGCGGATATTTCTATGGATTTTATCGAAGGGCTACCCAAGTCCGAGGGTATGTACTATCATGGTTGTTGATCGGCTGCCCAAATTTGCTCATTTTGTCACTCTTAAGCACCATTTTTCTGCTCATTCTGTGGCTGGGGTATTTATGAAGGAGATCGTCCGTTTACGTGGGTATCCTCGTAGCATTGTGTCCGATCGCTACAAAATTTTTACCAGCTTGTTTTGGGAGGAGCTATCTGGTGTCTTGGGGACTCAAATATGTTGCAGCACATCATACCACCCACAAACAGATGGGCAGACGGAGGTGGTAAACAGAAGCATAGAAACGTATCTTTGTTGCTTCACAGTGGGCACTCCGAAACAATGGGCGAAATGGGTTCCATGGCTGAATTTAGATATAACATCTCTTTTCATACATCTGTCCAAGTCACTCCATTTGAAGTATTATATGGGTATCCTCCTCCCCCGGTGTTGGGTTATGCGGTTGGCTCTATCGTGGTCAATGAGGTTGATATGCAATTAAGAGATCAGGATGCCATGTTATCGAAGTTAAAGGCCTCATTACTTAAAGCCCAACAACAAATgatcaaaatggaaaatgaaaaacGGCGGGATGTTGAATACAATATAGATTGGGTATACCTTAAGCTGAAACCTTACCGACAATCATCGTTGGCGAAACTTCGTCACCCCAAACTGGCGCCCAGGTTCGTCGGCCCTTCTCAGGTTACCGCCCGAATTGGCAAAATGGCCTATCGAAATGCTTTACCGTCAGCATCACGTATTCACCCTGTTTTCCATGTTTCGGTGTTGCGCAAGGCTGTGGGATGTAATCTGCCAATGGTGCCAATTCCACCCTCTATAACTGCTGATTTGTCATATGTTATACAACCTGCTGAAGTATTGGGTCTGCATACATCCCCCACTAGTGAGAAATAGTTGGAAGTAGTTGGGAGAACAGGTCACCCATGGATGCAACGTGGGAGCTGTTGAATGTCATTAATGAGCAATTTCCTGACttccaccttgaggacaaggtggcTCTTTGTGGGGCGGACAATGATAGACCCCAAATGCCTCAAGTGACAAAAGTGTACGTGTGGAGGAAGCGTATAAAGGAGAGGATAGATAATGGGAATGATAGGAATAATTAAGCAATTGAAATAGGAAGTAGGTCCTAGGAATATTGTTAGTTATGAAGGGCCCATGGGGAAGGGAGTGAGTATATGTAAGGCCATTGATGCCATGGGAGAGGGCATCGAAGATCATTTTGGCTGTGAATATCTCTTATGAGATTTAGGGAGAGATAAGGGAGCTCTCGAATTCTCTGTCTGCTgttgataaataaaattgatttaaggCTAAGGCCTATCGGGTACCTAGACATGAGTAGGTTTGAAATATTATATGCTGCTTTGAATAGATTCCATGTTCCAGGGAAAGCCTACTTTTCGTTTCTAGATTTAACGTGGAAACGACTGCACAGAAATTCATTTCACTTGAAATAGTCTAGTATTGTACTTTCAGATAAATTCTGGTATTTTTTCAGTTTACAAATTTTTAATCTggtttttttttggggggtaAAATATTAATTGACATCAGATTCAAATGGCAACTTGCTAACATCTGAgtctttttttattgttttttttttttttccagtttgTTTCATTAGTGTTTTCTTATCAATGTATTTCTCCTTCAAATCTGAATAGAGCAGTAGTTTGAGTTTCTTCATGTTTCATAGGCACAATGAGTTAATAGATTTCGGAATGGGTGCTTCTGCTCTCTTAATGGATACTGTTCTGTCTGGCAAAGGGAAAATTGAATGATGCTTATGTTTCCTGTAATATTTTACTTTCAGGTCGAATTCAGAACCCAGCTGGACGTCAGAGCCAACTTCAGTTAAAAGTACAACATCCTCCAAGCCAATGGAAAACCCATTTGGGGTGTCAAGGGAGCGCAGTGATCTACACGAAGAAGCTAGTGACATTAGTAATTTTAAGAGCCCAAAATTTGATGGGTACCCTTCCTCTGATGCAAATAATAAAGCTTTTGATGATATGGACCCATTTGCTAGCCTTAGTAAATCTGTCCCTGCATTTTCATCAGAAGGGAATAATAGAGGTAAGGCTAAGAGTCCTCCTAGGGTAGACAGAACTGCTGCTGGGCCTCAGAACTCTAACAGTAAAGATACGATGGAGAAACCATCTGGAAAAACATCTGGACAACCTTTGAAGAAGGATGTGCCTGCTAAAAATGATAGACAATTTGATCAGCCTGCGTTTGACATTCCTACAGTTTCAACTAATTCTCACAAATTTGTGCCTCAATCAACATCCCCTCCTGCTTTGAAAGATGCAAACGTGATGGGGGATACATCTAGATTTGAAGATGGTGTTGAATCAGATGAAATCTGGCTCACTGTAGCAGAGATTCCTCTTTTTACGCAACCCACTGTTGCTCCACCCCCTTCAAGACCGCCACCTCCTATACCACAGCAGGTTCCAAAAGAAGGAATGGGTCCATATGGCTCACGAAGTTCAAAGATGAATGCTAATGACTTTTCTTCATTTCCTAGTCCTACTCATCATTTTCAGGTTCCTAAATCTACCTCTGATTCGATGAGAGATCATGTGTCTTCCGTGGATGAACTTGAGGAATTTGCCATGGCAAGGAATCCAAGTAATGCTGAAGAACAAGTAAATGGTCTTTCAAATGAAGAAGTAGAGATGAACTCTGCTGCTGCGGCCATGAAGGAGGCAATGGATAGAGCAGAGGCTAAGTTTAAGCATGCCAAGGAAGTGAGGGAGAGAGAGAGTACAAGAACTTCTAAAAGTAAAGAAGCTGTATATTGGGATAGAGATGAAAAAGGTGCACGAAGTGAGAGAGTTGAAGATGAGGAGAGCATGGATCGTGAACGATtccaaagggaaagggaaagggaagagaaggagaaagagAAACGGAGAGctgaaagagagaaagaaagagtgAGGGAGCTTGAGAGGGAAAGAgaggagaaagagaaagaacAACGAAGGTTAGAGAAGGAAAGGGAAAGAGCTAGGGAGCTTGAGATGGAAAGGATAAAAGTCAGACAGGCTGTTGAAAGGGCCACAAGGGAAGCGCGTGAGAGGGCAGCTACTGAAGCTCGCTTAAAAGCTGAAAGGGCTGCTGTTGAAAAGGTTAATGCAGAGGCTCGAGAACGTGCTGAAAGGGCTGCAGTTCAAAGAGCTCAAGCTGAAGCCCGTGAAAGGGCTGCAGCAGAGGCCCGAGAAAGAGCGGAAAGGGCTGCAGCAGATGCACGGGAAAGAGCAGAAAAGGCAGCTGCAGAAGCAAAAGAGAGGGAAGCACGAGAGAGAGCTTCTGTGGCAAGAGCAGAAGCTGAAGCACGAAGTAGGGCAGAGCGAGCTGCTGTGGAAAGAGTTGCTGCAGAGGCTCGAGAAAGGGCTGCTGTAGAAGCTCGAGAGAGAGCTGCAGCAGCAGCCAGGGCTAGCCAACAGAAGAACGAAAATGACCTTGAGTCATTTTTCAGCATGGGTAGAGCCAGTAGTGCACCTAGGAATAGGGCCAACCCTATGGTGAGGACTTGAGTTCGTGAATCTTGTTAGCCAGTTCCTTTGCTTTCTTTTCAATCTCTTGTTTCTTATCAGATGCCTTTTTCAGGACAACTTCTTTGATGCCCAACCACCAAATAGACCAGCATCAGAGACGACTAAACCATCTTCTACTACTACAAATATGAGGAAAGCATCTTCAGCCACTAATATTGTAGATGATCTTTCATCTATTTTTGGAGGTGCTTTTACATCTGAATACAATATTCAACAAAGTTTCAGCACTGCATACATTTTAATAGAAGTTGGACTTCGGTCACGGACATTGACTTTAACTGTTTGTTTGTGCGAAGGTCCTCCATCTTCTGGAGAATTCCAGGAAGTTGATGGGGAAAGTGAGGAAAGACGAAGAGCCAGATTGGAACGCCACCAGAGGGTTCAAACACGTGCGGTATGCTTCTGTGTTTTCTGTTTAAATATGTATTACAAACCATCTTGATGTGTACAAACGAGAGAAGGAACTTGCAATTAGAACCACTGTACTATGCTTTACAGTCTGCATGGACTTACACTCGTTTGTTATCTATATGTACATAGATAAAATGTGCTTTGCTTTAATGAGGCATTTCAAATTTGTATGCATTGTTTCAGGCTAAAGCTCTGGCTGAGAAAAATGAGCGAGATCTTCAAATGCAGAGGGAACAAGCCGAGAGACATGTGAGTTCATGTTCTTGACATTTATTGCCTTTGTTTCTGTTCCATTTTTAAACCCAGCCATTTCTCTTTTGTGTGGCAGAACtaggattttattattttgaatctGTGTTGATTAACAGGATTCGAGAAAACCTAGCTTTTCATGTTGTCATTTGTCTCATCATCCTGTTATCATTtacttttcttaaattttttgagACTGGACGCAGATTTATCAATGAAATAATGAAGTACTCAATGTTGTTGTCTGCTAAGGAAAATGGTGCTCGCTTCCATTTGTAACTTACCAAAAAACTTGAaggagttatttatttatttatttaaatttagtcacCTGATTTGTTTGAAGTTCCAATGTGTACAGTCCAAGActtgatataaaattgaaagtccTTAAAGTTTTGTCATGATCTGAAGTACGTACTAATGGTTTTGGTACTCTTTTAACTGTTTGTTTCTCATGCTGGATCTGGATGAAATTGAAGTGGAAGGATGATATTTAACATTTTCTCACACTCTATATCTTTATATTACATAAAAGAAATtcgcaatttgattttttttcttgttttttcttcttttaaataaGAAACGAACATTTCATTAGATTTCCACTCAATAATATGTTTGCAGAGAATTGCT
The nucleotide sequence above comes from Benincasa hispida cultivar B227 chromosome 3, ASM972705v1, whole genome shotgun sequence. Encoded proteins:
- the LOC120072902 gene encoding auxilin-related protein 2-like, yielding MNDFEGLLASNYGFKPQGKAAPMAASKGSSNINPTSSPNFDLGSRGSFRSTKTNNSLSGSLADDHDLLNRSMSAHETRDFGGFDDLLGGSGIFSKKSETRGGDSDSNFDSLFRGGGNSGQPPASNLPVYDKPVYDDDIFDGIPGLRNSSKVQYDDVFSSMSSPPKADSAFDDLIPGFSKSESVSKSTGGKGTQTKEKEIPAFDDLIPGYRGSSPPGDRSNSEPSWTSEPTSVKSTTSSKPMENPFGVSRERSDLHEEASDISNFKSPKFDGYPSSDANNKAFDDMDPFASLSKSVPAFSSEGNNRGKAKSPPRVDRTAAGPQNSNSKDTMEKPSGKTSGQPLKKDVPAKNDRQFDQPAFDIPTVSTNSHKFVPQSTSPPALKDANVMGDTSRFEDGVESDEIWLTVAEIPLFTQPTVAPPPSRPPPPIPQQVPKEGMGPYGSRSSKMNANDFSSFPSPTHHFQVPKSTSDSMRDHVSSVDELEEFAMARNPSNAEEQVNGLSNEEVEMNSAAAAMKEAMDRAEAKFKHAKEVRERESTRTSKSKEAVYWDRDEKGARSERVEDEESMDRERFQREREREEKEKEKRRAEREKERVRELEREREEKEKEQRRLEKERERARELEMERIKVRQAVERATREARERAATEARLKAERAAVEKVNAEARERAERAAVQRAQAEARERAAAEARERAERAAADARERAEKAAAEAKEREARERASVARAEAEARSRAERAAVERVAAEARERAAVEARERAAAAARASQQKNENDLESFFSMGRASSAPRNRANPMDNFFDAQPPNRPASETTKPSSTTTNMRKASSATNIVDDLSSIFGGPPSSGEFQEVDGESEERRRARLERHQRVQTRAAKALAEKNERDLQMQREQAERHRIAETLDAEIKRWAAGKEGNLRALLSTLQYVLWPECGWQPVSLTEMVIPNAVKKVYRKATLCIHPDKVQQKGATLQQKYVAEKVFDILKEAWNKFNSEELF